One region of Zingiber officinale cultivar Zhangliang chromosome 7B, Zo_v1.1, whole genome shotgun sequence genomic DNA includes:
- the LOC122005843 gene encoding pentatricopeptide repeat-containing protein At4g39530-like, translated as MAIKASLQNFNSISHNPFLKAQTLANLLQLCNCNHSHHHHLQPIHAQFIVSGFNSDLFLSNLLLNGYSKSGHLRYARRLFDRMPATNLISWSSMISMYAQHDQGGEAISLFRFFCRSSFQCPNEFILASVLRACVQLRMLNFARQVHNLIAKTGFSVDVYVGTSLINAYAKAGSMDEAMLIFKELPVRNSVTWTAVITGYSQIGRSWVSLELFDEMRKYRIQPDRFVLSSVISACSDVDFLKGGRQIHGYLYRSGAEMDISINNVLIDLYCKCCRIQIARRQFDSMNDRNLVSWTTMIAGYMQNSLDSNAINLFSEMTQLGWKADGFACTSVLNSSGSLVALHQGKQVHGYVIKANLDCDEYVKNGLLDMYAKCNSLDYARNVFDCMTEYNVISYNAMIEGYARHEKLVEAVILFNRMRSRSVNPSLLTFVSLLGVSASLLAVDLSKQIHGLMIKDGTALDLFAGSALVDVYSKCSFVDDARAVFEKMEDRDLVVWNAMIYGYTQNGQGEEALKLFHQLQVSGLIPTEYTFVALIIVASNLASLFHGLQYHTMIIKTGVDFDPHVLNALIDMYAKCGCINEAWALFASTPGRDVVCWNSMISRYAQHGHANDALKLFQMMIQEEIIPNYVTFVGVLSACVHAGLVEEGLHHFHSMEDIYGIVPGNEHYASVVSLLGKAGKVHEAREFIEKMPIEPAAVIWRSLLSACQVFGDVELAKYAAEMAISANPKHSGPYVLLSNIFASKGMWTDVEEVRKEMEHCLATKEPGYSWIEVMKEIHVFIARGREHKQADLIYSILDGLTKLINDVGYASDITLLSTYD; from the exons ATGGCTATAAAAG CTTCTTTACAAAACTTCAACTCCATTTCACATAACCCCTTTCTGAAAGCCCAAACTCTTGCAAATTTGTTGCAGCTGTGCAACTGCAATCATAGCCACCATCACCACCTCCAACCCATCCATGCCCAATTTATTGTCAGCGGATTCAATTCTGACCTATTCCtgagtaatcttcttctcaatggcTACTCAAAATCTGGTCACCTTCGATACGCTCGACGACTGTTTGACAGAATGCCTGCTACCAATTTGATCTCTTGGTCATCAATGATTTCCATGTATGCTCAgcatgatcaagggggagaagcTATTTCTCTCTTTCGCTTTTTCTGTAGGTCCTCCTTTCAGTGTCCCAATGAGTTCATACTTGCAAGTGTCTTGCGTGCTTGTGTCCAGTTGCGCATGCTCAATTTTGCTCGCCAAGTTCACAATCTCATTGCAAAGACTGGTTTTTCTGTTGATGTTTATGTGGGTACTTCATTGATAAATGCATATGCAAAGGCTGGGAGCATGGATGAGGCAATGTTAATATTTAAGGAGCTCCCAGTGAGAAATTCTGTAACCTGGACGGCAGTCATCACAGGATACTCCCAGATAGGAAGAAGTTGGGTGTCATTAGAGTTATTTGATGAAATGAGGAAGTACAGAATTCAACCTGACAGATTTGTTCTTTCAAGTGTCATTAGTGCTTGCTCCGATGTAGATTTTCTCAAAGGTGGAAGGCAAATCCATGGCTACCTATATAGGAGTGGGGCCGAGATGGACATTTCAATTAACAATGTTCTCATTGACCTCTATTGCAAATGTTGCAGAATACAAATTGCACGAAGACAATTTGACTCAATGAATGACAGAAATCTTGTCTCTTGGACCACAATGATTGCAGGGTATATGCAAAATTCATTGGATTCTAATGCAATCAATCTGTTTTCAGAAATGACTCAACTTGGATGGAAGGCTGATGGGTTTGCTTGCACAAGTGTTCTCAATTCTTCTGGGTCTTTGGTTGCCTTACATCAAGGGAAGCAAGTGCATGGGTATGTAATCAAGGCTAATTTGGACTGTGATGAGTATGTTAAGAATGGACTTCTTGATATGTATGCCAAATGCAATTCACTGGACTATGCAAGAAATGTTTTTGATTGCATGACTGAATATAATGTGATCTCTTATAATGCGATGATTGAAGGATATGCTAGACATGAGAAGCTTGTCGAGGCAGTTATTCTATTCAATAGGATGAGATCAAGATCAGTGAATCCAAGTCTTTTGACATTTGTGAGCCTCCTCGGTGTATCAGCTTCACTTTTGGCTGTAGACTTGAGCAAACAAATTCATGGCCTTATGATCAAAGATGGAACAGCACTGGACTTATTTGCAGGTAGTGCCCTAGTTGATGTTTACTCCAAATGCTCATTTGTGGATGATGCAAGAGCTGTTTTTGAAAAGATGGAGGATAGGGATCTTGTGGTGTGGAATGCCATGATTTATGGATACACTCAGAATGGGCAAGGGGAAGAGGCTCTCAAGCTCTTCCACCAACTCCAAGTTTCTGGTTTGATACCGACGGAGTATACTTTTGTTGCTCTCATCATTGTTGCTAGTAATCTTGCTAGTCTGTTCCATGGGTTACAATATCATACCATGATCATTAAGACAGGAGTTGACTTTGATCCTCATGTTTTGAATGCCTTGATTGATATGTATGCAAAATGCGGTTGTATCAATGAGGCCTGGGCATTATTTGCTTCCACTCCTGGGAGAGATGTCGTGTGTTGGAACTCAATGATATCAAGATACGCCCAACATGGACATGCAAATGATGCCCTAAAACTTTTCCAGATGATGATACAAGAGGAAATCATACCAAACTATGTAACATTTGTCGGCGTGCTATCGGCATGTGTCCATGCAGGTCTTGTTGAGGAAGGATTGCATCATTTTCATTCTATGGAAGACATATATGGGATTGTACCAGGGAACGAACATTATGCTTCGGTGGTTAGTCTTTTGGGAAAAGCGGGGAAAGTGCACGAAGCAAGAGAATTTATCGAGAAAATGCCAATTGAACCAGCCGCAGTTATTTGGAGGAGCTTACTCAGCGCATGCCAAGTATTTGGTGATGTAGAATTAGCGAAGTATGCGGCCGAAATGGCAATATCAGCTAATCCCAAACACAGTGGACCTTACGTGTTACTGTCAAATATTTTTGCTTCGAAGGGAATGTGGACTGATGTAGAGGAAGTTAGGAAGGAAATGGAACATTGTTTAGCAACAAAGGAACCTGGATACAGTTGGATTGAAGTGATGAAGGAGATTCACGTTTTCATTGCGAGAGGTAGAGAACATAAGCAAGCGGATCTGATCTACTCCATACTCGATGGGCTAACAAAACTCATTAATGATGTTGGATATGCCTCTGATATTACCCTACTGTCGACCTATGATTGA